A genomic window from Candidatus Bathyarchaeota archaeon includes:
- a CDS encoding 50S ribosome-binding GTPase — MPEKYIVFAGRPNAGKSSIINELTGLNLITGKHAGTTRKVSYYPLNNGLVLVDLPGLGKMVGVSKKYEEKVNRRIIHFLNDNKDKIILAILVLDISTFIEVTWRLEKKGIMSVDVEMVKFLEEKIGEFPLVAANKIDKTKKDELEANLSDFINRISDGDPTKVKDRIFPISAKNGKGIGELKNTIHTILVDKGYKNPLKIQK; from the coding sequence ATGCCAGAGAAGTACATAGTGTTCGCAGGGCGACCTAATGCAGGTAAAAGCAGCATAATCAACGAATTAACAGGTTTGAATCTAATTACAGGAAAACACGCAGGAACAACACGCAAAGTTTCGTATTACCCTCTAAACAATGGATTAGTTCTTGTAGACCTGCCAGGCTTGGGAAAAATGGTGGGGGTTTCCAAAAAATATGAAGAAAAAGTAAACAGACGAATAATCCATTTTTTGAACGATAACAAAGACAAGATTATACTGGCGATTTTAGTTTTGGACATATCCACCTTCATCGAAGTTACATGGCGCTTAGAAAAAAAGGGAATAATGTCAGTAGACGTTGAAATGGTGAAGTTTTTAGAAGAAAAAATAGGCGAGTTCCCCTTAGTTGCAGCTAATAAAATTGACAAAACAAAAAAAGATGAACTAGAAGCAAATCTGAGTGATTTCATTAACAGAATCAGCGATGGCGACCCAACCAAAGTAAAAGACCGAATATTTCCAATCAGTGCAAAAAATGGAAAAGGTATAGGAGAACTGAAAAATACAATTCACACAATCTTGGTTGACAAGGGCTACAAAAATCCGTTAAAAATTCAAAAATGA
- a CDS encoding transcriptional regulator, translating to MLPCEVAVKSVIPAIRSAIARELIQVHNLKQKDVAELLGITQTAVSKYTRFYRGTVIEVQRIEEANMVLQETVFSLANGDMDKYELAEKLCTMCAIIREKGVMCELCSLSDPDINNKKCIVCCPTGENTKTRNPKKEKREN from the coding sequence ATGCTTCCCTGTGAGGTTGCCGTAAAATCAGTTATTCCAGCAATTCGGTCAGCAATCGCAAGAGAGCTCATTCAAGTTCACAATCTTAAACAAAAAGATGTGGCGGAACTCTTAGGCATAACCCAGACAGCGGTGAGTAAATACACCCGTTTCTACCGAGGCACAGTCATTGAAGTGCAAAGAATTGAAGAAGCAAACATGGTTTTGCAAGAAACAGTTTTTTCATTAGCTAATGGTGACATGGACAAATATGAATTAGCAGAAAAACTTTGCACCATGTGCGCAATAATTCGAGAAAAAGGTGTCATGTGTGAACTTTGCTCGTTATCAGACCCAGACATAAACAACAAAAAATGTATTGTCTGTTGCCCAACAGGAGAAAACACTAAAACAAGAAATCCTAAAAAAGAAAAAAGGGAAAACTAA
- the rbcL gene encoding type III ribulose-bisphosphate carboxylase, protein MKYVDFVNQSYTPKPTDLLCDFYVEPEGITLKEAAGGVAAESSVGTWTELTTIKPYVEKLAATVFKIEGNNIRIAYPIELFEKGNMPNILSSVAGNVFGLRALKNLRLNDISLPKDLVQSFKGPKHGIDGIRNLLGVNDRPLVGTIIKPKLGLKTKDHAEIAFNAWIGGCDVVKDDENLSSQSFNPFEDRVVKTLEMRDRAESETGEKKVYMINITSETQEMLKRAQFVKDHGGRYLMVDILTCGFSALQTIRDHDFGLVIHAHRAGHSAFTKNTKHGISMQVIAKVTRIIGVDQLHVGTVVGKMSETKEEVAENCEALKTDMHGLNNVLPVASGGLYPSLVPALIKFFGKDFVIQAGGGIHGHPKGTVSGAVALRQAVDATLQGISLKDYAKAHKELQLALDIWE, encoded by the coding sequence TTGAAATATGTAGATTTTGTTAACCAGTCTTATACACCAAAACCAACTGACCTTCTTTGTGATTTTTATGTTGAACCCGAAGGCATCACTTTAAAAGAAGCTGCTGGAGGAGTTGCAGCAGAAAGTTCCGTGGGAACATGGACTGAGCTTACTACAATAAAACCTTACGTGGAAAAACTTGCTGCCACTGTATTCAAAATTGAAGGAAACAACATTCGAATAGCATATCCCATTGAACTTTTCGAAAAAGGTAACATGCCTAATATTTTGAGTAGCGTAGCTGGCAATGTTTTTGGATTACGTGCGCTAAAAAATCTGCGACTTAATGACATCAGCTTACCTAAAGACCTTGTTCAAAGTTTCAAAGGTCCAAAGCATGGAATAGACGGGATCCGTAACTTACTAGGAGTAAATGACCGTCCCCTGGTTGGAACAATTATCAAACCAAAACTGGGACTAAAAACTAAAGACCACGCCGAAATTGCGTTCAACGCTTGGATTGGTGGCTGTGATGTAGTAAAAGATGACGAAAACTTGAGCAGTCAAAGTTTCAATCCTTTTGAGGACCGTGTTGTTAAAACTCTTGAGATGCGGGATCGCGCTGAGTCTGAAACTGGTGAAAAGAAAGTTTACATGATAAACATAACTTCAGAAACCCAAGAAATGCTCAAACGAGCCCAATTTGTTAAAGACCACGGTGGAAGATACCTTATGGTCGACATTCTAACTTGTGGTTTTTCTGCATTACAAACAATAAGAGACCACGATTTTGGGCTAGTTATTCATGCTCATCGGGCTGGGCACTCTGCGTTTACAAAGAATACAAAACATGGAATATCCATGCAGGTTATCGCAAAAGTCACAAGAATTATTGGAGTTGACCAGCTTCATGTTGGTACAGTTGTGGGCAAAATGTCTGAAACCAAAGAAGAAGTTGCAGAAAATTGTGAAGCCCTCAAAACCGATATGCATGGATTAAACAATGTGTTACCTGTTGCGTCTGGTGGATTGTATCCAAGTTTGGTTCCTGCTTTGATAAAGTTTTTCGGGAAAGATTTTGTAATTCAAGCCGGAGGGGGAATCCATGGGCATCCTAAAGGAACAGTTTCTGGTGCCGTTGCATTACGACAAGCAGTTGATGCAACACTGCAGGGCATTTCATTGAAGGATTACGCCAAAGCTCACAAAGAATTACAACTTGCATTGGATATATGGGAATAG
- a CDS encoding FKBP-type peptidyl-prolyl cis-trans isomerase translates to MAIQKSDFIIVDYTGKVKETGEVFDTTSEEIAKENKLYQEGDIYEPRLVVVGEGWVLKALDDALQTFKLNKDESLEIPPEDAFGNRDPEKIKFVPFKRLAARGITPQLGAQIEYDKRPATVRTVGSGRVTLDFNPPLAGKTLVYEVNIQKQLKTNEEKIAALVHRRIPAVDVSKFGLNISKTSVSVKMPDESFYVEGVQLAKRGIALDIQRFVPEIITVEFVESFTKPGAEKTEEPKTKPAAKKTAQKPEAETVKKTAPKAKAEEKKPENKEATTKVTKTVAETKTKKTAKKTTSKKTEN, encoded by the coding sequence GTGGCAATTCAGAAAAGCGACTTTATTATTGTTGACTATACAGGTAAAGTAAAAGAAACCGGAGAAGTTTTCGACACAACTTCTGAAGAAATCGCAAAAGAGAACAAACTCTATCAAGAAGGTGACATTTACGAACCACGACTAGTAGTGGTTGGCGAAGGTTGGGTACTAAAAGCCCTGGATGACGCCCTTCAAACATTTAAACTGAACAAAGATGAATCACTAGAAATTCCCCCCGAAGATGCATTTGGAAATCGTGACCCCGAAAAAATCAAATTTGTTCCCTTCAAAAGACTAGCTGCCCGTGGAATAACCCCCCAGTTAGGTGCTCAAATCGAGTACGACAAAAGACCCGCAACTGTTCGAACAGTTGGCTCTGGACGAGTAACATTGGATTTTAACCCACCTCTGGCTGGAAAAACCCTCGTTTACGAAGTTAACATCCAAAAACAACTAAAAACTAACGAAGAAAAAATTGCTGCTTTAGTTCATCGTCGAATACCCGCAGTGGATGTTTCCAAGTTCGGCTTGAACATCTCAAAAACAAGTGTCAGTGTGAAAATGCCTGATGAATCCTTCTATGTTGAAGGAGTCCAACTAGCAAAACGGGGCATCGCTTTGGACATTCAACGTTTTGTTCCAGAAATTATTACTGTGGAGTTTGTAGAATCTTTCACTAAACCTGGTGCAGAAAAAACTGAAGAGCCTAAAACGAAACCTGCTGCCAAGAAAACTGCACAGAAACCTGAAGCTGAAACTGTAAAGAAAACGGCACCTAAAGCAAAAGCAGAAGAAAAGAAACCAGAAAACAAAGAAGCTACAACAAAAGTAACTAAAACTGTTGCAGAAACTAAAACGAAAAAGACTGCAAAAAAGACAACTTCAAAGAAAACTGAAAACTAA
- a CDS encoding AMP phosphorylase, with protein sequence MEFKVKLLDIRAGEKQIIVIDDEYASRMGIHSSDRVKITYKNKKTIAIANVATNFPEKTVGIYEEVQEKLKIKENETVTIKPAERPESLGFIRKKIMGRKLRHEEIKSIIVDVVERHLSDVELASFVTSLHIRGSSIEEIEGLTKAMIETGKTINFGKTPILDKHSIGGVPGDKTTILVVPIVAAAGFTIPKTSSRAITSPAGTADRVEVLCPVDLSFEEMRVVVKKTNACLAWGGSLDLAPADDLLIQVEYPLSIDPLLLPSILSKKKAIGAEYLVIDIPTGRGAKIKTIGEAQELAQDFIELGKRLGIHIQCGVTFGEQPIGHAIGPALEAREALLALMNKGPLDLVNKASSLAGLLFEMMGIEDGLQKAKEIIESGKAEKKLREIIAVQGGDPKVQPEDIQIGKEVTEIYSKEAGTIQWINNRYIAQIAREAGAPKTKSAGVLLNKKLGDKVKAGEVLFRIYSGSKQKLNTAVRLSNRLETFGITEKFGEKMLIDRIPTEKVSFEKPFVLER encoded by the coding sequence ATGGAATTCAAGGTTAAGCTTTTAGACATACGAGCTGGAGAAAAACAAATCATAGTTATTGACGATGAATACGCTAGCCGCATGGGAATTCATTCTTCTGACCGCGTAAAAATCACATACAAAAACAAGAAAACAATCGCCATTGCTAACGTGGCCACAAATTTTCCTGAAAAAACAGTTGGAATATATGAAGAAGTTCAAGAAAAACTCAAAATTAAAGAAAATGAAACAGTAACAATAAAACCAGCTGAAAGACCAGAATCCCTTGGATTTATCCGAAAAAAAATCATGGGACGTAAACTACGTCATGAAGAAATCAAGAGCATAATCGTGGATGTTGTAGAAAGGCATCTTAGTGATGTGGAATTAGCTTCTTTTGTTACCAGCCTGCACATTCGTGGAAGCAGCATAGAAGAAATAGAAGGCTTAACAAAAGCCATGATAGAAACTGGAAAAACAATAAATTTTGGAAAAACTCCGATCCTTGATAAGCACAGCATAGGTGGAGTCCCAGGAGATAAAACCACCATTTTAGTTGTGCCAATAGTTGCTGCTGCAGGTTTTACTATTCCTAAAACTTCATCAAGGGCAATTACTTCCCCCGCAGGCACAGCAGACAGGGTTGAAGTTTTGTGTCCAGTCGATTTATCCTTTGAAGAAATGCGAGTAGTAGTAAAAAAAACAAATGCTTGTTTAGCATGGGGAGGTTCCCTTGATCTTGCTCCAGCAGACGATTTATTGATTCAAGTTGAATATCCTTTGTCCATTGATCCTTTGCTTTTGCCTTCGATTCTAAGTAAAAAAAAGGCAATAGGGGCAGAATACCTTGTTATCGATATTCCTACAGGGCGGGGAGCAAAAATCAAAACTATCGGAGAAGCTCAAGAGTTAGCTCAAGATTTCATCGAACTTGGAAAAAGGCTGGGAATACATATACAATGTGGAGTAACCTTTGGAGAGCAACCAATCGGACATGCGATAGGTCCAGCTCTGGAGGCTCGAGAGGCACTTTTGGCGTTAATGAATAAGGGTCCATTAGATTTGGTGAACAAGGCTTCCAGTTTAGCAGGACTGCTTTTTGAGATGATGGGAATCGAAGATGGATTGCAAAAAGCAAAAGAAATCATCGAATCAGGCAAAGCCGAAAAGAAACTTCGAGAAATCATTGCAGTTCAAGGCGGTGATCCCAAAGTTCAACCTGAAGATATTCAAATAGGGAAGGAAGTTACCGAAATTTATTCTAAAGAAGCAGGAACAATTCAGTGGATAAACAACAGATACATTGCACAAATTGCACGAGAAGCAGGAGCACCAAAAACGAAATCTGCAGGAGTGTTGCTCAATAAAAAGTTAGGAGACAAAGTTAAAGCCGGAGAGGTTTTATTCAGGATTTATTCTGGAAGCAAACAAAAGTTGAATACTGCTGTTAGATTATCAAACAGACTTGAAACCTTTGGCATAACTGAAAAGTTCGGTGAAAAAATGCTTATTGACCGCATTCCAACAGAGAAAGTTTCGTTTGAAAAACCGTTTGTTCTAGAAAGATAG
- the cysK gene encoding cysteine synthase A encodes MVPLAVKSVLDFVGNTPLIKLNSNSGELGTFEADLYAKIEYVNPSGSIKDRIAKYMIEQAEKRGDLKSGDTIVEATSGNTGIAFSMAGAAKGYKVVIVMCETMTQERRNFMRAYGAEVISTPACESLEGAVDKAKELANKLGYWMPCQFDNYDNVEAHRILMGKEIINQVPNGVVDAFVAGVGTGGTLMGVAKALKEVNPKVQIIAAQPAGSQELTGGKVGEHRIDGIGDGFIPDIVDTSVIDDAINVEDETAVNWSRMLAREKGLFAGISSGANVYAAVQVAKRLKKGQTVVTVLPDSQDRYASLGFFSNKNAKEIHVPKTFAP; translated from the coding sequence ATGGTTCCATTGGCAGTAAAGTCGGTTCTAGATTTTGTCGGAAACACACCGCTCATTAAACTAAACAGTAACTCAGGTGAACTGGGCACTTTTGAAGCAGACCTGTACGCCAAAATAGAATACGTGAACCCCAGCGGAAGTATAAAAGACAGAATTGCAAAATACATGATAGAACAAGCCGAAAAAAGGGGAGACCTCAAATCCGGAGACACCATCGTTGAAGCGACAAGCGGCAACACTGGAATAGCATTTTCTATGGCAGGGGCAGCAAAAGGCTACAAAGTAGTTATTGTCATGTGTGAAACCATGACCCAGGAAAGGCGCAATTTCATGCGGGCTTACGGGGCTGAAGTTATTTCTACTCCAGCATGTGAAAGTCTCGAAGGGGCAGTCGACAAAGCAAAGGAGTTAGCAAACAAGCTAGGGTATTGGATGCCTTGCCAGTTTGACAACTACGACAATGTTGAAGCACATAGGATACTGATGGGAAAAGAGATCATAAACCAAGTTCCAAACGGAGTTGTTGACGCTTTTGTTGCAGGCGTTGGCACAGGTGGCACCTTGATGGGTGTTGCTAAGGCATTAAAAGAAGTAAACCCAAAGGTCCAAATAATTGCAGCTCAGCCTGCTGGTTCCCAAGAACTAACTGGCGGAAAAGTTGGAGAGCACCGAATAGATGGGATTGGAGACGGCTTTATTCCTGACATTGTTGATACTTCAGTTATTGATGACGCTATTAATGTTGAAGATGAAACCGCTGTAAATTGGAGCAGAATGTTAGCAAGAGAAAAAGGATTGTTCGCGGGCATATCGTCAGGAGCTAATGTGTATGCAGCAGTTCAAGTAGCAAAGAGACTAAAGAAGGGACAAACAGTAGTAACCGTTCTACCTGACAGCCAAGACAGATACGCAAGTCTAGGATTTTTCAGCAATAAAAACGCAAAAGAAATCCATGTTCCAAAAACATTTGCACCGTAA
- a CDS encoding D-cysteine desulfhydrase family protein, with amino-acid sequence MNEPNTLSALKKMRCKKVCFAGFPTPLQKMPKLSKALGGPNLFIKRDDMTDLAFGGNKARKLEFSFAEAQNQGADIVISTGAVQSNCACMVSAAARRLGMKPVLVLVGKEPEVYDGNLLLDKILSAEIHFIENYGPHVEEYMNNLAGQFRAKGHVPFIIPVGATMSYTVPGYALALQEVINQFDVLEKPVDYIVCTCGTGGTQAGLIFGAKLLGLPTKIVGASVFAIRDDATNNIVKLVNGASKLFDVDITVNAQDVIVFDDYIKEGYGKINNEVTDSLKLVAETEGILLDPIYTGKAMVMLIDLIHKNYFKKTDNVVFFHTGGLPAIFLYKNELQKA; translated from the coding sequence ATGAATGAGCCTAATACGTTGTCTGCACTAAAAAAAATGCGCTGTAAAAAAGTCTGTTTTGCTGGTTTTCCCACTCCCTTACAGAAAATGCCTAAACTGTCAAAAGCTCTAGGTGGACCAAACCTATTCATTAAACGGGACGACATGACTGATCTTGCCTTCGGCGGAAATAAAGCCCGAAAACTAGAGTTCTCATTTGCCGAAGCCCAAAACCAAGGAGCCGACATAGTAATTTCCACAGGGGCGGTTCAGTCAAACTGTGCATGTATGGTTTCGGCTGCTGCTAGACGCCTTGGGATGAAGCCCGTTTTGGTTCTGGTGGGAAAAGAACCTGAAGTATATGATGGAAACTTGCTTTTGGACAAAATCTTGTCTGCTGAGATTCATTTTATCGAAAATTATGGTCCCCATGTTGAAGAATACATGAACAACCTGGCAGGACAATTCCGTGCAAAAGGTCATGTGCCTTTTATCATTCCTGTGGGGGCTACTATGTCTTATACTGTTCCTGGGTATGCTCTTGCTCTGCAAGAAGTAATTAACCAGTTTGATGTTCTTGAAAAACCTGTTGATTACATTGTTTGCACTTGTGGAACAGGGGGAACTCAAGCAGGCCTAATTTTTGGAGCCAAATTATTGGGTTTACCGACAAAAATTGTGGGAGCAAGCGTTTTTGCAATCAGAGATGATGCAACAAATAACATCGTTAAATTGGTGAATGGTGCGTCTAAGCTTTTTGATGTTGATATAACAGTTAATGCACAAGATGTGATTGTTTTTGATGATTATATCAAAGAGGGCTACGGGAAAATCAACAATGAAGTAACAGATAGCCTTAAACTTGTAGCTGAAACTGAAGGAATCTTATTGGATCCCATATACACTGGAAAAGCAATGGTTATGTTAATTGACTTAATCCATAAAAATTACTTCAAAAAAACTGATAACGTGGTGTTTTTCCATACCGGTGGGTTGCCTGCGATATTTTTGTACAAAAATGAGTTACAAAAAGCGTAG
- a CDS encoding HAD family phosphatase: MVKAVIFDWDGTLADTRKAVVQSFQTVLTKTGCKVSNEFIERLMGVGTKKTIIEAFKKCNMRINVETLDNLSKEKVKIQAELADFVQVFDGAIELLDDLASKTKLAVATMSGRKVIDKVLAEKKIDSYFEAVISADDVNNPKPNPEIFLKTAKILGVLPIDCVVVEDSIFGVKAAKNANMKCIAVSSGVYSKNELLEENPDLLVDGIWEKDRILKFIFS, translated from the coding sequence ATGGTAAAAGCGGTTATCTTTGACTGGGATGGAACCCTTGCTGACACACGAAAAGCAGTGGTTCAATCGTTTCAGACGGTTTTAACAAAAACAGGATGTAAAGTCAGTAACGAATTTATAGAACGACTCATGGGTGTTGGAACAAAAAAGACAATCATTGAAGCATTCAAAAAATGCAATATGAGAATTAACGTTGAGACTTTGGATAATCTTTCTAAAGAGAAAGTCAAAATACAAGCAGAACTCGCAGATTTTGTCCAAGTTTTTGATGGAGCTATAGAACTTTTAGATGATCTCGCATCAAAAACAAAACTAGCTGTAGCAACAATGAGTGGGAGAAAAGTAATAGACAAAGTTCTTGCTGAAAAAAAAATTGATTCATACTTTGAAGCAGTTATTTCAGCAGATGATGTTAACAACCCGAAACCAAATCCAGAGATTTTCCTTAAAACTGCCAAAATCTTAGGGGTTCTTCCTATAGATTGTGTTGTTGTTGAAGATTCGATTTTTGGAGTAAAAGCTGCAAAAAATGCAAATATGAAGTGCATAGCAGTTTCTTCAGGAGTATATTCAAAAAATGAACTTCTAGAAGAAAATCCTGATCTTTTGGTTGATGGGATTTGGGAAAAAGATAGAATTTTAAAGTTTATTTTCTCATAG
- a CDS encoding alanine--glyoxylate aminotransferase family protein, with product MKLFTAGPVACYPEVLEAMGMQMYSHRSAEYKKLHVETVEMLQRFLETQNEVFLFSSTGSGFMEASVLNCVNKKMLSCICGSFGERFAEAGTANGKQVETLEVPLGQPITPDLLDEKLSKTKDVEAVTITHNETSVGLMNHLAELAAVVKSHGKLVLVDSVSCMGGTPIDVDKWGLDVCFASSQKCFGVPPGLSVGAVSEAALEKSASVQNKGWYFDFKVWEKFNQKKKGTPMTSTIPQIAGMNAILKLIEAKGGKQWYFDLYAERNCRIREGVQKLGLTMFPKVGYESPTVNCVNAPEGVDGVAIYEGMRNEGFEVAKGYGSIQNTTFRIGNMGYIPFQVIDSMLEAMPKVLNNLGWNC from the coding sequence ATGAAGTTGTTTACTGCTGGTCCAGTTGCATGTTATCCCGAAGTTTTAGAAGCAATGGGCATGCAAATGTATAGTCATCGCAGTGCAGAATACAAAAAACTGCATGTAGAAACCGTCGAAATGCTTCAACGGTTCTTAGAAACCCAAAATGAAGTTTTCTTGTTTTCAAGCACTGGTTCCGGTTTCATGGAAGCATCGGTTCTTAATTGTGTAAACAAAAAAATGCTTAGTTGTATCTGTGGAAGTTTTGGTGAACGCTTCGCAGAAGCTGGAACTGCAAACGGTAAACAAGTTGAAACCCTTGAGGTTCCTTTGGGTCAGCCTATTACTCCTGATCTGTTGGATGAAAAACTTTCCAAAACCAAGGATGTAGAAGCTGTTACCATTACTCACAACGAAACAAGTGTAGGTTTAATGAATCATCTAGCTGAGCTTGCTGCTGTAGTAAAAAGTCATGGGAAACTGGTTCTGGTTGATTCAGTAAGCTGTATGGGTGGAACTCCCATCGATGTGGATAAGTGGGGTTTGGATGTTTGTTTTGCCAGCTCCCAAAAATGTTTTGGTGTTCCTCCTGGTTTAAGTGTAGGCGCCGTAAGCGAAGCTGCCCTAGAAAAGTCTGCGTCTGTTCAAAACAAGGGATGGTATTTTGATTTCAAGGTATGGGAAAAATTTAACCAAAAGAAAAAGGGCACTCCAATGACTTCTACCATTCCTCAAATCGCTGGAATGAATGCGATTTTGAAGTTGATTGAAGCAAAAGGCGGAAAACAGTGGTACTTTGACTTGTACGCAGAACGTAACTGCAGGATTCGTGAGGGTGTTCAAAAACTTGGGTTAACCATGTTTCCCAAAGTGGGTTACGAGAGCCCAACCGTGAACTGTGTAAATGCCCCCGAAGGAGTTGATGGTGTTGCAATTTACGAAGGCATGCGCAATGAAGGCTTTGAGGTGGCAAAAGGCTACGGTAGCATACAAAACACGACCTTCAGAATTGGTAAC